One segment of Carya illinoinensis cultivar Pawnee chromosome 13, C.illinoinensisPawnee_v1, whole genome shotgun sequence DNA contains the following:
- the LOC122290972 gene encoding probable pyridoxal 5'-phosphate synthase subunit PDX2 gives MYFFASYVFLGNDAPGGSNSFKNSSSSLQWSVEFVRAFQDWEVRDITELYSALYALNLKAGEEDRLLWSYSGNKNFSVRSFYKIQSFEAELSVPELASKEGGPETFRGVFIRAPGILEVGPEVQVLAECPVPSNKVLASRAEVEDQEEKLSEKKVIVAVRQGNLLGTAFHPELTADTRWHSYFFKMSSGVAEGASSSIVAVGGEVLSLSRQPIIDLPIFQ, from the exons ATGTACTTCTTCGCCTCGTACGTATTTTTAGGAAATGATGCTCCTGGTGGGAGCAACTCATTCAAAAATTCAAGTAGTTCTCTCCAATGGTCTGTGGAGTTTGTTAGAGCTTTCCAGGATTGGGAGGTGAGGGATATTACTGAACTTTACAGTGCATTATATGCGCTGAATTTAAAGGCTGGAGAGGAGGACAGGTTGCTTTGGTCCTATTCGGGGAACAAGAACTTCTCGGTCAGATCCTTTTATAAG ATTCAAAGCTTTGAGGCAGAGCTGTCGGTACCTGAACTTGCTTCTAAAGAAGGTGGTCCAGAGACATTTCGTGGAGTATTCATCCGTGCTCCCGGAATCCTTGAAGTAGGGCCGGAAGTTCAAGTGCTGGCTGAGTGTCCTGTCCCATCAAACAAGGTGTTGGCTTCAAGAGCTGAGGTTGAAGACCAAGAG GAGAAATTGTCTGAAAAGAAAGTGATTGTAGCTGTAAGGCAGGGAAACTTGCTAGGGACTGCCTTCCATCCTGAATTGACAGCAGATACTcgatg gcatagttacttttttaagaTGTCAAGCGGTGTCGCAGAAGGGGCCTCAAGTAGCATTGTTGCTGTCGGGGGAGAGGTTTTAAGTTTAAGCAGGCAGCCAATCATCGACCTTCCCATATTTCAGTAG
- the LOC122291627 gene encoding beta-galactosidase 8-like isoform X2: protein MLVFMFIFVSDLMHARNGTMEMKRFTAKIVDLMQQEKLYASQGGPIILSQIENEYGNVASAYGPAAKSYINWAAAMATSLDTGVPWVMCQQADAPDPIINTCNGFYCDQFKPNSNKKPKMWTENYSGWFLSFGGPVPYRPVEDLAFAVARFFQLGGTFQNYYMYHGGTNFGRTSGGPFISTSYDYDAPIDEYGILRQPKWGHLKDVHKAVKLCEEALVGTDPTVTSLGQNLEAAVYKTGSVCAAFLANVGTQSDATVNFNGNSYSLPAWSVSILPDCKNVALNTAKINSATMIPSFSHQSLKGNIDSSEALGSGWSWINEPVGISKDDAFVKLGPLEQINTTADKSDYLWYSLGIEIKGDEPFLEDGSQTVLHVESLGHALHAFTNGKLVGSGIGKVSEDIPIALVTGKNKIDLLSLTVGLQNSGAFFDKTGAGITGPVKLKGIKNGTTVDLSSQEWTYQVGLKGEELGLPSGSSSQWDSKSTLPKNQPLIWYKTKFDAPAGSDPVALDFTGLGKGEAWVNGQSIGRYWPVYASPNGGCADSCNYQGPYDSSKCLSNCGKPSQTLYHVPRSWLQSSGNTLVLFEEIGGDPTKLSFATRQIGSLCSHVSESHPSPIDTWSTDSTSGSKLGPTVLLECPIPGQVISSVKFASFGTPRGTCGGYSHGQCSSRTALSIVQKACIGSKSCGIGVSVNTFGDPCIGVTKSLAVEASCT from the exons ATGCTGGTCTTTATGTTCATCTTCGTATCGGACCTTATGCATGCGCGGAATGGAACTATGG AAATGAAGCGATTCACAGCCAAGATTGTGGACTTGATGCAGCAGGAGAAACTTTATGCCTCTCAGGGTGGACCCATCATTTTATCTCAG ATAGAAAATGAGTATGGAAACGTAGCTTCGGCATATGGGCCTGCGGCTAAATCGTACATCAATTGGGCAGCAGCCATGGCTACGTCTTTGGATACAGGGGTGCCTTGGGTCATGTGCCAGCAAGCAGATGCTCCTGATCCAATT ATTAACACTTGCAATGGATTTTACTGTGACCAATTCAAACCTAATTCTAACAAGAAGCCAAAAATGTGGACTGAGAATTATAGTGGATG GTTTCTCTCGTTTGGTGGTCCTGTACCCTACAGACCTGTGGAAGACCTCGCATTTGCTGTGGCTCGCTTTTTCCAGCTTGGTGGAACTTTCCAAAACTATTATATG TACCACGGTGGGACTAACTTTGGCAGAACTTCTGGTGGACCCTTCATTTCCACAAGTTATGATTACGATGCTCCAATTGACGAGTATG GGATTCTTAGACAACCTAAGTGGGGCCACTTAAAAGATGTGCATAAGGCGGTAAAGCTTTGTGAAGAAGCATTGGTGGGCACTGATCCAACAGTTACTTCTCTTGGTCAAAACTTAGAG gCCGCAGTTTATAAAACAGGATCTGTGTGTGCTGCTTTTCTTGCCAATGTGGGCACCCAATCTGATGCAACTGTGAATTTCAATGGTAATTCATATAGCTTGCCTGCATGGTCTGTCAGCATTTTACCTGACTGCAAGAATGTAGCTCTTAATACCGCAAAG ATTAACTCTGCGACAATGATTCCAAGCTTCAGTCATCAATCTCTGAAAGGAAATATTGATTCATCTGAAGCATTAGGCTCTGGTTGGAGTTGGATAAATGAACCAGTGGGTATCTCAAAGGATGATGCATTTGTGAAACTTGGACCATTGGAGCAAATAAATACCACAGCTGATAAGAGTGACTACCTGTGGTATTCATTAGG CATTGAAATTAAAGGTGATGAACCGTTCCTTGAAGATGGATCCCAAACAGTTCTTCATGTGGAATCTCTTGGACATGCACTTCATGCATTCACTAATGGGAAGCTTGTAG GGAGTGGAATAGGTAAGGTTTCAGAGGATATCCCCATTGCACTTGTTACTGGGAAGAACAAAATTGATCTGCTGAGTTTGACTGTGGGACTTCAG aacTCTGGAGCTTTTTTTGACAAAACCGGAGCGGGGATCACCGGTCCAGTAAAGCTAAAAGGCATAAAAAATGGCACCACTGTCGACCTCTCTTCACAAGAATGGACATATCAg GTTGGACTCAAAGGTGAAGAATTAGGTCTGCCCAGTGGAAGTTCTTCGCAGTGGGATTCAAAATCTACATTACCCAAGAATCAACCCTTGATTTGGTACAAG ACAAAGTTTGATGCGCCCGCTGGCAGTGACCCGGTTGCACTAGACTTTACAGGTTTGGGGAAGGGTGAGGCATGGGTGAATGGACAAAGCATTGGGCGCTATTGGCCTGTGTATGCCTCTCCAAATGGTGGCTGTGCTGACTCTTGCAATTACCAGGGACCTTATGACTCAAGTAAATGCCTCAGCAACTGTGGGAAGCCATCTCAAACACT GTACCATGTACCCCGTTCATGGTTGCAATCAAGTGGCAACACTCTTGTACTGTTTGAGGAAATAGGTGGTGATCCAACAAAGCTATCTTTTGCCACAAGACAGATTGGAAGTTTGTGCTCACACGTGTCAGAATCCCACCCATCACCTATAGATACATGGAGTACAGATTCGACATCAGGAAGTAAACTAGGGCCTACAGTATTGTTGGAGTGCCCGATTCCTGGTCAGGTCATCTCTTCAGTCAAGTTTGCGAGTTTTGGGACTCCTCGTGGAACTTGTGGGGGCTATAGCCATGGCCAGTGCAGCAGCAGGACGGCTCTTTCAATTGTCCAGAAG GCTTGCATTGGATCGAAGAGTTGTGGCATTGGAGTATCAGTTAACACATTTGGTGACCCGTGTATAGGAGTGACAAAGAGTTTAGCTGTAGAAGCTTCCTGTACATAG
- the LOC122291627 gene encoding beta-galactosidase 8-like isoform X1, producing MRGTGFLLVFCWVLGLLASTSFCGNVTYDHRALVIDGKRRVLISGSIHYPRSTPEMWPDLIRKSKDGGLDVIETYVFWNLHEPVRNQYDFEGRKDLVKFVKTVADAGLYVHLRIGPYACAEWNYGGFPVWLHFIPGIQFRTDNEPFKAEMKRFTAKIVDLMQQEKLYASQGGPIILSQIENEYGNVASAYGPAAKSYINWAAAMATSLDTGVPWVMCQQADAPDPIINTCNGFYCDQFKPNSNKKPKMWTENYSGWFLSFGGPVPYRPVEDLAFAVARFFQLGGTFQNYYMYHGGTNFGRTSGGPFISTSYDYDAPIDEYGILRQPKWGHLKDVHKAVKLCEEALVGTDPTVTSLGQNLEAAVYKTGSVCAAFLANVGTQSDATVNFNGNSYSLPAWSVSILPDCKNVALNTAKINSATMIPSFSHQSLKGNIDSSEALGSGWSWINEPVGISKDDAFVKLGPLEQINTTADKSDYLWYSLGIEIKGDEPFLEDGSQTVLHVESLGHALHAFTNGKLVGSGIGKVSEDIPIALVTGKNKIDLLSLTVGLQNSGAFFDKTGAGITGPVKLKGIKNGTTVDLSSQEWTYQVGLKGEELGLPSGSSSQWDSKSTLPKNQPLIWYKTKFDAPAGSDPVALDFTGLGKGEAWVNGQSIGRYWPVYASPNGGCADSCNYQGPYDSSKCLSNCGKPSQTLYHVPRSWLQSSGNTLVLFEEIGGDPTKLSFATRQIGSLCSHVSESHPSPIDTWSTDSTSGSKLGPTVLLECPIPGQVISSVKFASFGTPRGTCGGYSHGQCSSRTALSIVQKACIGSKSCGIGVSVNTFGDPCIGVTKSLAVEASCT from the exons ATGAGAGGGACTGGGTTTCTGTTGGTTTTCTGCTGGGTGCTCGGCCTGCTGGCCTCCACGTCGTTTTGTGGCAATGTGACGTACGATCACAGAGCGCTAGTGATCGACGGCAAGCGCCGGGTCTTGATCTCCGGCTCCATTCATTACCCTCGTAGCACTCCCGAG ATGTGGCCGGATTTGATACGAAAATCTAAAGACGGAGGACTGGATGTGATCGAGACTTACGTTTTCTGGAACTTGCACGAACCAGTTCGAAACCag TATGATTTTGAGGGAAGAAAGGATTTGGTGAAATTTGTGAAGACAGTTGCTGATGCTGGTCTTTATGTTCATCTTCGTATCGGACCTTATGCATGCGCGGAATGGAACTATGG TGGTTTTCCCGTCTGGTTGCATTTTATTCCTGGAATCCAGTTTCGAACTGACAATGAGCCGTTCAAG GCAGAAATGAAGCGATTCACAGCCAAGATTGTGGACTTGATGCAGCAGGAGAAACTTTATGCCTCTCAGGGTGGACCCATCATTTTATCTCAG ATAGAAAATGAGTATGGAAACGTAGCTTCGGCATATGGGCCTGCGGCTAAATCGTACATCAATTGGGCAGCAGCCATGGCTACGTCTTTGGATACAGGGGTGCCTTGGGTCATGTGCCAGCAAGCAGATGCTCCTGATCCAATT ATTAACACTTGCAATGGATTTTACTGTGACCAATTCAAACCTAATTCTAACAAGAAGCCAAAAATGTGGACTGAGAATTATAGTGGATG GTTTCTCTCGTTTGGTGGTCCTGTACCCTACAGACCTGTGGAAGACCTCGCATTTGCTGTGGCTCGCTTTTTCCAGCTTGGTGGAACTTTCCAAAACTATTATATG TACCACGGTGGGACTAACTTTGGCAGAACTTCTGGTGGACCCTTCATTTCCACAAGTTATGATTACGATGCTCCAATTGACGAGTATG GGATTCTTAGACAACCTAAGTGGGGCCACTTAAAAGATGTGCATAAGGCGGTAAAGCTTTGTGAAGAAGCATTGGTGGGCACTGATCCAACAGTTACTTCTCTTGGTCAAAACTTAGAG gCCGCAGTTTATAAAACAGGATCTGTGTGTGCTGCTTTTCTTGCCAATGTGGGCACCCAATCTGATGCAACTGTGAATTTCAATGGTAATTCATATAGCTTGCCTGCATGGTCTGTCAGCATTTTACCTGACTGCAAGAATGTAGCTCTTAATACCGCAAAG ATTAACTCTGCGACAATGATTCCAAGCTTCAGTCATCAATCTCTGAAAGGAAATATTGATTCATCTGAAGCATTAGGCTCTGGTTGGAGTTGGATAAATGAACCAGTGGGTATCTCAAAGGATGATGCATTTGTGAAACTTGGACCATTGGAGCAAATAAATACCACAGCTGATAAGAGTGACTACCTGTGGTATTCATTAGG CATTGAAATTAAAGGTGATGAACCGTTCCTTGAAGATGGATCCCAAACAGTTCTTCATGTGGAATCTCTTGGACATGCACTTCATGCATTCACTAATGGGAAGCTTGTAG GGAGTGGAATAGGTAAGGTTTCAGAGGATATCCCCATTGCACTTGTTACTGGGAAGAACAAAATTGATCTGCTGAGTTTGACTGTGGGACTTCAG aacTCTGGAGCTTTTTTTGACAAAACCGGAGCGGGGATCACCGGTCCAGTAAAGCTAAAAGGCATAAAAAATGGCACCACTGTCGACCTCTCTTCACAAGAATGGACATATCAg GTTGGACTCAAAGGTGAAGAATTAGGTCTGCCCAGTGGAAGTTCTTCGCAGTGGGATTCAAAATCTACATTACCCAAGAATCAACCCTTGATTTGGTACAAG ACAAAGTTTGATGCGCCCGCTGGCAGTGACCCGGTTGCACTAGACTTTACAGGTTTGGGGAAGGGTGAGGCATGGGTGAATGGACAAAGCATTGGGCGCTATTGGCCTGTGTATGCCTCTCCAAATGGTGGCTGTGCTGACTCTTGCAATTACCAGGGACCTTATGACTCAAGTAAATGCCTCAGCAACTGTGGGAAGCCATCTCAAACACT GTACCATGTACCCCGTTCATGGTTGCAATCAAGTGGCAACACTCTTGTACTGTTTGAGGAAATAGGTGGTGATCCAACAAAGCTATCTTTTGCCACAAGACAGATTGGAAGTTTGTGCTCACACGTGTCAGAATCCCACCCATCACCTATAGATACATGGAGTACAGATTCGACATCAGGAAGTAAACTAGGGCCTACAGTATTGTTGGAGTGCCCGATTCCTGGTCAGGTCATCTCTTCAGTCAAGTTTGCGAGTTTTGGGACTCCTCGTGGAACTTGTGGGGGCTATAGCCATGGCCAGTGCAGCAGCAGGACGGCTCTTTCAATTGTCCAGAAG GCTTGCATTGGATCGAAGAGTTGTGGCATTGGAGTATCAGTTAACACATTTGGTGACCCGTGTATAGGAGTGACAAAGAGTTTAGCTGTAGAAGCTTCCTGTACATAG
- the LOC122291627 gene encoding beta-galactosidase 8-like isoform X3, producing the protein MRGMELWAEMKRFTAKIVDLMQQEKLYASQGGPIILSQIENEYGNVASAYGPAAKSYINWAAAMATSLDTGVPWVMCQQADAPDPIINTCNGFYCDQFKPNSNKKPKMWTENYSGWFLSFGGPVPYRPVEDLAFAVARFFQLGGTFQNYYMYHGGTNFGRTSGGPFISTSYDYDAPIDEYGILRQPKWGHLKDVHKAVKLCEEALVGTDPTVTSLGQNLEAAVYKTGSVCAAFLANVGTQSDATVNFNGNSYSLPAWSVSILPDCKNVALNTAKINSATMIPSFSHQSLKGNIDSSEALGSGWSWINEPVGISKDDAFVKLGPLEQINTTADKSDYLWYSLGIEIKGDEPFLEDGSQTVLHVESLGHALHAFTNGKLVGSGIGKVSEDIPIALVTGKNKIDLLSLTVGLQNSGAFFDKTGAGITGPVKLKGIKNGTTVDLSSQEWTYQVGLKGEELGLPSGSSSQWDSKSTLPKNQPLIWYKTKFDAPAGSDPVALDFTGLGKGEAWVNGQSIGRYWPVYASPNGGCADSCNYQGPYDSSKCLSNCGKPSQTLYHVPRSWLQSSGNTLVLFEEIGGDPTKLSFATRQIGSLCSHVSESHPSPIDTWSTDSTSGSKLGPTVLLECPIPGQVISSVKFASFGTPRGTCGGYSHGQCSSRTALSIVQKACIGSKSCGIGVSVNTFGDPCIGVTKSLAVEASCT; encoded by the exons ATGCGCGGAATGGAACTATGG GCAGAAATGAAGCGATTCACAGCCAAGATTGTGGACTTGATGCAGCAGGAGAAACTTTATGCCTCTCAGGGTGGACCCATCATTTTATCTCAG ATAGAAAATGAGTATGGAAACGTAGCTTCGGCATATGGGCCTGCGGCTAAATCGTACATCAATTGGGCAGCAGCCATGGCTACGTCTTTGGATACAGGGGTGCCTTGGGTCATGTGCCAGCAAGCAGATGCTCCTGATCCAATT ATTAACACTTGCAATGGATTTTACTGTGACCAATTCAAACCTAATTCTAACAAGAAGCCAAAAATGTGGACTGAGAATTATAGTGGATG GTTTCTCTCGTTTGGTGGTCCTGTACCCTACAGACCTGTGGAAGACCTCGCATTTGCTGTGGCTCGCTTTTTCCAGCTTGGTGGAACTTTCCAAAACTATTATATG TACCACGGTGGGACTAACTTTGGCAGAACTTCTGGTGGACCCTTCATTTCCACAAGTTATGATTACGATGCTCCAATTGACGAGTATG GGATTCTTAGACAACCTAAGTGGGGCCACTTAAAAGATGTGCATAAGGCGGTAAAGCTTTGTGAAGAAGCATTGGTGGGCACTGATCCAACAGTTACTTCTCTTGGTCAAAACTTAGAG gCCGCAGTTTATAAAACAGGATCTGTGTGTGCTGCTTTTCTTGCCAATGTGGGCACCCAATCTGATGCAACTGTGAATTTCAATGGTAATTCATATAGCTTGCCTGCATGGTCTGTCAGCATTTTACCTGACTGCAAGAATGTAGCTCTTAATACCGCAAAG ATTAACTCTGCGACAATGATTCCAAGCTTCAGTCATCAATCTCTGAAAGGAAATATTGATTCATCTGAAGCATTAGGCTCTGGTTGGAGTTGGATAAATGAACCAGTGGGTATCTCAAAGGATGATGCATTTGTGAAACTTGGACCATTGGAGCAAATAAATACCACAGCTGATAAGAGTGACTACCTGTGGTATTCATTAGG CATTGAAATTAAAGGTGATGAACCGTTCCTTGAAGATGGATCCCAAACAGTTCTTCATGTGGAATCTCTTGGACATGCACTTCATGCATTCACTAATGGGAAGCTTGTAG GGAGTGGAATAGGTAAGGTTTCAGAGGATATCCCCATTGCACTTGTTACTGGGAAGAACAAAATTGATCTGCTGAGTTTGACTGTGGGACTTCAG aacTCTGGAGCTTTTTTTGACAAAACCGGAGCGGGGATCACCGGTCCAGTAAAGCTAAAAGGCATAAAAAATGGCACCACTGTCGACCTCTCTTCACAAGAATGGACATATCAg GTTGGACTCAAAGGTGAAGAATTAGGTCTGCCCAGTGGAAGTTCTTCGCAGTGGGATTCAAAATCTACATTACCCAAGAATCAACCCTTGATTTGGTACAAG ACAAAGTTTGATGCGCCCGCTGGCAGTGACCCGGTTGCACTAGACTTTACAGGTTTGGGGAAGGGTGAGGCATGGGTGAATGGACAAAGCATTGGGCGCTATTGGCCTGTGTATGCCTCTCCAAATGGTGGCTGTGCTGACTCTTGCAATTACCAGGGACCTTATGACTCAAGTAAATGCCTCAGCAACTGTGGGAAGCCATCTCAAACACT GTACCATGTACCCCGTTCATGGTTGCAATCAAGTGGCAACACTCTTGTACTGTTTGAGGAAATAGGTGGTGATCCAACAAAGCTATCTTTTGCCACAAGACAGATTGGAAGTTTGTGCTCACACGTGTCAGAATCCCACCCATCACCTATAGATACATGGAGTACAGATTCGACATCAGGAAGTAAACTAGGGCCTACAGTATTGTTGGAGTGCCCGATTCCTGGTCAGGTCATCTCTTCAGTCAAGTTTGCGAGTTTTGGGACTCCTCGTGGAACTTGTGGGGGCTATAGCCATGGCCAGTGCAGCAGCAGGACGGCTCTTTCAATTGTCCAGAAG GCTTGCATTGGATCGAAGAGTTGTGGCATTGGAGTATCAGTTAACACATTTGGTGACCCGTGTATAGGAGTGACAAAGAGTTTAGCTGTAGAAGCTTCCTGTACATAG
- the LOC122291627 gene encoding beta-galactosidase 8-like isoform X4 produces MKRFTAKIVDLMQQEKLYASQGGPIILSQIENEYGNVASAYGPAAKSYINWAAAMATSLDTGVPWVMCQQADAPDPIINTCNGFYCDQFKPNSNKKPKMWTENYSGWFLSFGGPVPYRPVEDLAFAVARFFQLGGTFQNYYMYHGGTNFGRTSGGPFISTSYDYDAPIDEYGILRQPKWGHLKDVHKAVKLCEEALVGTDPTVTSLGQNLEAAVYKTGSVCAAFLANVGTQSDATVNFNGNSYSLPAWSVSILPDCKNVALNTAKINSATMIPSFSHQSLKGNIDSSEALGSGWSWINEPVGISKDDAFVKLGPLEQINTTADKSDYLWYSLGIEIKGDEPFLEDGSQTVLHVESLGHALHAFTNGKLVGSGIGKVSEDIPIALVTGKNKIDLLSLTVGLQNSGAFFDKTGAGITGPVKLKGIKNGTTVDLSSQEWTYQVGLKGEELGLPSGSSSQWDSKSTLPKNQPLIWYKTKFDAPAGSDPVALDFTGLGKGEAWVNGQSIGRYWPVYASPNGGCADSCNYQGPYDSSKCLSNCGKPSQTLYHVPRSWLQSSGNTLVLFEEIGGDPTKLSFATRQIGSLCSHVSESHPSPIDTWSTDSTSGSKLGPTVLLECPIPGQVISSVKFASFGTPRGTCGGYSHGQCSSRTALSIVQKACIGSKSCGIGVSVNTFGDPCIGVTKSLAVEASCT; encoded by the exons ATGAAGCGATTCACAGCCAAGATTGTGGACTTGATGCAGCAGGAGAAACTTTATGCCTCTCAGGGTGGACCCATCATTTTATCTCAG ATAGAAAATGAGTATGGAAACGTAGCTTCGGCATATGGGCCTGCGGCTAAATCGTACATCAATTGGGCAGCAGCCATGGCTACGTCTTTGGATACAGGGGTGCCTTGGGTCATGTGCCAGCAAGCAGATGCTCCTGATCCAATT ATTAACACTTGCAATGGATTTTACTGTGACCAATTCAAACCTAATTCTAACAAGAAGCCAAAAATGTGGACTGAGAATTATAGTGGATG GTTTCTCTCGTTTGGTGGTCCTGTACCCTACAGACCTGTGGAAGACCTCGCATTTGCTGTGGCTCGCTTTTTCCAGCTTGGTGGAACTTTCCAAAACTATTATATG TACCACGGTGGGACTAACTTTGGCAGAACTTCTGGTGGACCCTTCATTTCCACAAGTTATGATTACGATGCTCCAATTGACGAGTATG GGATTCTTAGACAACCTAAGTGGGGCCACTTAAAAGATGTGCATAAGGCGGTAAAGCTTTGTGAAGAAGCATTGGTGGGCACTGATCCAACAGTTACTTCTCTTGGTCAAAACTTAGAG gCCGCAGTTTATAAAACAGGATCTGTGTGTGCTGCTTTTCTTGCCAATGTGGGCACCCAATCTGATGCAACTGTGAATTTCAATGGTAATTCATATAGCTTGCCTGCATGGTCTGTCAGCATTTTACCTGACTGCAAGAATGTAGCTCTTAATACCGCAAAG ATTAACTCTGCGACAATGATTCCAAGCTTCAGTCATCAATCTCTGAAAGGAAATATTGATTCATCTGAAGCATTAGGCTCTGGTTGGAGTTGGATAAATGAACCAGTGGGTATCTCAAAGGATGATGCATTTGTGAAACTTGGACCATTGGAGCAAATAAATACCACAGCTGATAAGAGTGACTACCTGTGGTATTCATTAGG CATTGAAATTAAAGGTGATGAACCGTTCCTTGAAGATGGATCCCAAACAGTTCTTCATGTGGAATCTCTTGGACATGCACTTCATGCATTCACTAATGGGAAGCTTGTAG GGAGTGGAATAGGTAAGGTTTCAGAGGATATCCCCATTGCACTTGTTACTGGGAAGAACAAAATTGATCTGCTGAGTTTGACTGTGGGACTTCAG aacTCTGGAGCTTTTTTTGACAAAACCGGAGCGGGGATCACCGGTCCAGTAAAGCTAAAAGGCATAAAAAATGGCACCACTGTCGACCTCTCTTCACAAGAATGGACATATCAg GTTGGACTCAAAGGTGAAGAATTAGGTCTGCCCAGTGGAAGTTCTTCGCAGTGGGATTCAAAATCTACATTACCCAAGAATCAACCCTTGATTTGGTACAAG ACAAAGTTTGATGCGCCCGCTGGCAGTGACCCGGTTGCACTAGACTTTACAGGTTTGGGGAAGGGTGAGGCATGGGTGAATGGACAAAGCATTGGGCGCTATTGGCCTGTGTATGCCTCTCCAAATGGTGGCTGTGCTGACTCTTGCAATTACCAGGGACCTTATGACTCAAGTAAATGCCTCAGCAACTGTGGGAAGCCATCTCAAACACT GTACCATGTACCCCGTTCATGGTTGCAATCAAGTGGCAACACTCTTGTACTGTTTGAGGAAATAGGTGGTGATCCAACAAAGCTATCTTTTGCCACAAGACAGATTGGAAGTTTGTGCTCACACGTGTCAGAATCCCACCCATCACCTATAGATACATGGAGTACAGATTCGACATCAGGAAGTAAACTAGGGCCTACAGTATTGTTGGAGTGCCCGATTCCTGGTCAGGTCATCTCTTCAGTCAAGTTTGCGAGTTTTGGGACTCCTCGTGGAACTTGTGGGGGCTATAGCCATGGCCAGTGCAGCAGCAGGACGGCTCTTTCAATTGTCCAGAAG GCTTGCATTGGATCGAAGAGTTGTGGCATTGGAGTATCAGTTAACACATTTGGTGACCCGTGTATAGGAGTGACAAAGAGTTTAGCTGTAGAAGCTTCCTGTACATAG